In a genomic window of Candidatus Omnitrophota bacterium:
- a CDS encoding GspMb/PilO family protein, with the protein MFKAPSLYAAFTRLPKKEKFILYVVIFFISLVVLDRLIISPVFSRMKSLDKEIRLKESEVKKNLRILAQKDRILAENARYSSFLNTPESGEDQAASLMKEIENYADKASVYLVDMKPASMKETGASKKYLINLNCEAQMEQLIRFMYNIENSKELLTIEKCQISPKAKESSVAICSMVISKIITL; encoded by the coding sequence ATGTTTAAGGCCCCGTCCCTTTATGCAGCTTTTACGCGTTTACCTAAAAAAGAAAAATTTATTCTTTATGTTGTGATTTTCTTTATCTCTTTAGTGGTTTTGGACCGTTTAATAATATCTCCGGTATTTTCTAGGATGAAATCCCTGGATAAAGAGATTCGATTGAAAGAATCGGAGGTTAAGAAGAATTTACGCATATTAGCTCAGAAGGATAGGATTTTAGCTGAAAATGCCAGATATAGCTCTTTCTTAAATACTCCTGAATCCGGCGAAGACCAGGCGGCTTCTTTAATGAAAGAGATTGAAAATTACGCTGATAAAGCTTCGGTTTATTTAGTTGACATGAAGCCTGCAAGTATGAAAGAAACAGGGGCATCAAAAAAATATTTGATAAATTTAAACTGCGAAGCACAGATGGAGCAATTAATCCGCTTCATGTATAATATAGAAAACTCTAAGGAGCTTTTAACCATTGAAAAATGCCAGATCAGCCCAAAGGCTAAAGAATCCAGTGTAGCAATCTGCAGTATGGTTATCTCTAAAATAATTACTCTTTAG
- the pilM gene encoding pilus assembly protein PilM gives MNIGRLKFLADNGKRDFVGIDFSSNTLKLVHARGLANKRKIVNIKSCDITGLPDAEISKVIRACFNNLTVKDANIVNTVASHLILTKNIEIPSIDHGVIKKIIDLQAPRHTPYSREEIISDYIDICTYKHTYTKILLVIVARNVIKRQFEILEKAGLKLTNVFLAPEGLARSISRILKIETENAPVGILHIDESCTDFSIVFKSKVLFIRSIPIGARSLLDEKEKFVVKFIEEIKRSLEAYQAEEIESYPKTLFLTGAIEELKDVETILNNNLHLSVKIVAYLSNLIIPDEPLKAAFKTRYSSFLNVIAPLFSLEEMRVSFIPEEIKIKRSLEERGNDLIKIGVFTLTIFILLFFILLSKIYFKSVYLKELSNKYQTLDQESQKLEKESLKVKTVRNYLSSRGFFLEALTELHNISPLDLELNDIRFDEQDKFSVRGTAESMSIVFSFVDSMKKLKYFQDVKTKYTTKRKDGYKDLTDFEITALLNKEAR, from the coding sequence ATGAATATCGGAAGATTAAAATTTTTGGCTGATAACGGCAAACGGGATTTTGTCGGGATAGATTTTAGTTCCAATACTTTAAAGCTTGTCCACGCCAGAGGCCTTGCTAATAAAAGAAAGATAGTTAATATCAAAAGCTGCGATATTACCGGCCTGCCTGATGCCGAAATTTCTAAAGTCATCCGTGCTTGTTTTAATAATTTAACGGTAAAAGATGCCAATATTGTCAATACCGTTGCGTCACATTTGATCTTGACTAAAAATATCGAGATACCATCTATCGACCACGGTGTCATAAAGAAGATCATAGATTTACAGGCGCCCCGGCATACTCCGTATTCCCGGGAAGAAATAATCAGTGATTATATTGATATATGCACTTATAAACATACTTATACCAAGATTCTTTTGGTGATTGTTGCGCGCAATGTCATAAAAAGGCAATTTGAAATACTGGAAAAAGCCGGGCTTAAATTAACAAATGTGTTTCTTGCCCCTGAGGGGCTTGCCCGGTCTATCTCTAGAATATTAAAAATTGAAACTGAAAACGCACCGGTAGGCATTCTCCATATCGATGAAAGCTGCACAGATTTTTCCATTGTTTTTAAAAGTAAAGTTTTATTCATAAGGAGCATTCCTATCGGCGCCCGCAGCCTTTTGGATGAAAAGGAAAAGTTTGTGGTGAAATTTATAGAAGAAATAAAGAGGTCTTTAGAGGCCTATCAGGCCGAGGAGATCGAGAGTTATCCTAAAACGCTCTTTTTGACCGGCGCCATAGAAGAATTAAAAGACGTAGAGACTATTTTAAATAATAACTTGCATTTATCCGTCAAGATAGTAGCCTATTTGAGTAATTTGATAATTCCGGATGAGCCCTTGAAGGCAGCGTTTAAGACCAGATATTCGTCATTCCTAAATGTAATTGCCCCTTTATTTAGCTTGGAAGAGATGCGGGTCAGCTTTATCCCTGAGGAGATAAAAATAAAGAGGTCGCTTGAGGAAAGAGGCAATGACCTGATAAAGATAGGGGTCTTTACGCTTACGATTTTTATTTTATTATTCTTTATATTGCTAAGCAAGATTTATTTTAAGAGCGTATATCTTAAGGAGTTAAGTAATAAATATCAAACACTAGATCAAGAGTCGCAAAAATTAGAAAAGGAATCTTTAAAGGTAAAAACAGTAAGGAATTATCTATCCAGCCGCGGTTTCTTCTTGGAGGCATTAACCGAATTACACAATATCAGCCCCTTGGATTTAGAACTAAATGATATTCGTTTTGATGAGCAGGATAAATTTTCCGTCAGGGGCACCGCAGAGTCGATGTCCATAGTTTTTTCATTCGTTGACAGCATGAAAAAATTAAAATATTTTCAAGATGTTAAAACTAAATATACTACAAAAAGAAAAGATGGTTATAAGGATCTGACAGATTTTGAAATAACTGCTTTGTTGAATAAGGAGGCTAGATAA